The Veillonellaceae bacterium genomic interval GTAGATTTATTTGCCCTTTTAAATATCTCCATTTCCCATTCGGATGAAGTTGGTTTAGACTCTTGCTCTGACTTAATATATTCAAGTATCGAGGCAGCACCAGGATCCTTATATACTGTCTCAAGCTCTTGAAGCTTATAGACTAGGTCACAAACTACGACGCTCCATAGCATAACTGTCGCTGAACGGTAGTTTTGAGAGTTATAGCTTTTTATTACTTCAGAAAATTGATTTTTAGTTATTGTGTTATAAATTCTTTGATGTGCTGATTCAAGGCAATAATCGTTCATAAAGTCCTCCAGTAAATAAATAATACAAATTAATGCTAAATAATGGATATTTAATTAATTAGATATAGTAATTGAAAAACCTGCATAAAAAGAAAAATAGGGATGAGATATCCCTGTTTTAGAGTAAATTATAAATCTAGAATTTGGTTTTAAATGATCTAAAGCAAAAGTTAATTTCGAAATTCATTTTTATCACGTGGTGCTCTATGGTATACAACCTTGCATTACTTATCTGGTATGCCAGAGCCCGCTAAGTCGTGACTCTTAGGGCAATTATCTAAATCTAATGTTGCTGATAAAAACTCATTTTCGATATTATTTACCCCATAATGTACCTTAATGATATCCTATTGAAAAAGGCGTCTGTAAATTGTTACCACTCCTTTTCTATGCTAACAATTTCTCTAAGATAATAAGATAACTTCTAGTAAGTTAGATATTCTCTGTACAACGTAATCAAAACTGATATTGATTATATATCAATGCTAACTTTATTTTAAGTCCTAAATCTATAATCTACCGTTAGGCTAATGCAAGACTTTATTGAACCCTACATTCTCCCGCAAATATTCTCACATTATGTGCAATAAAGGACACGATTAAAAGCGTGTCCTTTATTATTTTAAAAAAACTTATTATTGTTACAACAACGACGTTTAACACAATTATTTCGTAAGTGTCTACCTAATCAGTCACAGTTTTACAACTAACTGTTTCCAATATTTATATAATCTAATTAAGCGAGGAGGTGGAAGGAAGAGGGAGTAGGTAAATGGAATGAGTAAAGAATTAGTACAAGCCATTAGAGATTTAATTGCTGAAACTATAAGCATGTCAACAGAAGGATTAGTTTTGAGTGGATGCATAAAGCCACGAGACCTAACTAAAGTTAGGAGGATTCTTTTGGAGAATGCCCAACATTCTTTAGATAATGCCTTAGCATTCGATACAAAAAATGAAACCTTAGCTATAACGAAACAGTTTAATAAATAAAAGCCTTTAAACTAAGTCTAAAGAAAGAATAAAATAGCTTCCGCCTTCTCGCTAATATAAAGAGAGAGATGTCAATCTTTTTTTAATAAGGTTATGGAATTAGACACGCTAGGTAACTAAAATAAAATGGATATTGTTTGCAATTACTGTAGTTATAATAATACAGAATCACAGGAAGGAAATCCCAATTGGTAATAGAATTTAGGTAATCAAACTATTTAAGGTATTAGCAGTTATTGATTTGAAAAAATGTTGCTATCTAGATGGGGGTTGAGTTATGGACTGTAACCTGCCGATTGGTGTTTTTGATTCTGGGGTTGGCGGCCTTACTGTTTTTAAGCAGCTAAGAAGTGCTCTGCCTAATGAAGATATTATTTATTTTGGCGATACTAAACGTAATCCGTATGGTTCGAGGACTGATGGAGAAATAATCGCTTTTATACATGAAATTTTAGACTTCATGGCAGTTAATAAAGTAAAAGTAGCTGTGGCAGCATGCAATACCATTACTGTTTTGTTAGATAAGTTACACAAACAATATCCATTTCAAATTATCGGGATGAGTAAAGTTGCTCATAGCGCAATGGCCGCTAGCACTAATAAACGAATTGGAGTAATTGCAACCGAAGCGACCATTCGCAGTGGCCGTCATCTTGCGGAATTCATGGCATTGAGTGAGGAGGTTGAGATATTTCCAAAGGCTTGTCCGGAATTTGCGCCGTTAGTGGAAAATGAGAATTTCGACGGAGCTGAGGTTGAACGAGCTGCCCAGGAATATTTAACTCCGCTTGTAAAGGCTGATGTAGATACAGTCGTTCTGGCGTGTACTCATTACCCGCTACTAACGCCGGTTATTGGTGAGGTAATGGGAAAGGTCAAAATTTTTGATCCTGCCGAGGAGACCGCACAAAATACAAAAGCCTATCTGGAAAAGGAAAACTTATTAAAATCAACCGGGCCAGGCTATAATAAATTATATTTTTCAGCCGATATTGAGCGGGCTAAACGGATAGCTGATAGAATTATTGATATTAATAAGTGTGAATTTGCTTGTATTGACGTATCAAAACATACAGCTTAGATAGGTTAGGGATTTGAATAATAGCTTTATTACATACAAAAGAAGCAGGTTTTGAGATATCCTCAAAACCTGCTTCTTGCTTTCATTCTTGAACATCTCCAAGTTTATAGAGCGCGTACATTAACAATATTCCAGTCACGGTCATAAGTTCGTTCGAGCAGAACATTAAAGAGCTTTCCGGTATCATTTTTGCGGACTTCTACAAGAGCTCGTTTGCTATTGACAGTAAGCAGGGTAAAAGTATCACGTGTAGAGTCGAAACCATAGGTCGCAGCAGTATATTTTACGTAATTAACCGGATTGTTAAAGCGATACCCATATTCATGCAGGTAGTGGTGGTGATGTCTATCATACCTATCGTGACGGCTGTCACTGCGGTAATAAATTTTTCCGTCCTGATACCAAGCCTGATTTTCATCAGCGCTCGGCCAGCTGTACTTATGCTGGTGCCAGCCATGGCCTGGCGGGCGAGTATCCTTTGTAACCTTTACGGCTTGTTCGGTTTTTATAGGAGGTCGGGTTGTCGGAGATTCAGCGGCCATAGCTTTTGTAACGGGTAGACCGGTTAAAGCAGCCCCTGTCATGATTGCTGCGCCCATTAAGGCCGCAGCGTGACGCTTATATTTGCGACGCAGCTGCTTGCGTTTTGCGGCATTTTTTCCCAAGATTTTTCCCTCCTTTGCTTATTTAACTTTAGTATGTGAGGTTTAAATAACATAATCCTAGGTAAATATAACAAACTTTTAACTGGAGATTTTAACAAAAAAGAATCTGAATTGTCTAAAAAGACAATTCAGATTCCTTGGCGGATTATTGCATTTGACTTTGAGCCTGCTGCTGTTGCTGCTGCATTGTGACGAAACTTTGCTGAATACGCTGGTATTGTTCAGCTGGAGCAGCTTCGGTTTTATACCAGCCCTTCTGACTCATAAGGTCAAATACCGATTTTTGATTTTGCAGGCTTTTGTTTAGGATTTGTGTGAGCTGCATCCTAACATTATCATTGGCGCTTTCAAGAATAGCAGTACATATTGATGAGGATTCCATTTTTAGTTGATATATAAGAGTTCCAATTAACTCCATATCTTGAGTTTGTTGTTTTTGCTGTGCCATAAGTTAATCCCCCTTATTGTAAGTTACCGTTACTGGTGACTATTGACGATATAGATTCCATCCATTGCTGATGATCCTGAGCGAGTCCCTGTAATAGGGATTTGACCTGAGGATCGTTGGTCGACTGCATGCCGCGACTGCAGTTTTTATTAATCGACTCAAATAGTTTAGTTAAGTCTTCTAGGTAGAGTAGTTCCCGGGTAGTTAAGTTCATTTCCATACCTCCTGCGAATAGTTGGCTTCTGTACTAGCATTTTACATAGCGAGGTATGTTATACTTAAAATAAAATAGTTTATCAAGGATTAAAATAAGCTATAATTCTACAGAGGTGAACTTGTTGGAAAAGATACTCCTTGTTGCTCTTGGCGGCGGCATCGGGGCAGTGACTAGATACCTTGCTTCAGACTGGGCGGACCAAAGATTTGGCAGTGAATTTCCTTATGGTACGCTTATCGTAAATTTGGCAGGATGCTTTGTAATCGGTTTATTTATGCAGTTGGTAACTGATCGTATTATTGTAAATCCCTATTGGCGACTGTTAATAACGGTAGGTTTCCTTGGCGGGCTTACGACTTTTTCGTCCTTCAGTTATGAAACAATCACGCTTATAAATGAGGGAGCCCTATTATATGCCGCCTATAATATCCTAATAAGTGTTGCTGCTGGGCTGTTGGCAACTTGGCTTGGAATAGCTATTGCTCGGGCGGTATAATCAGTGGTGAAAAATTAAGGACAGCAATATGACGGCTAATACTATGCCAATAGTAACAAAACCCATGCTGATAGCAATTTTAGCACTGTTAGTAATCGGGTTCTTTGAGTCCATCATATTAACAACTCCTTGGTCTTTTATTATCATAATATTATGAATTTGATAATCAGTCTAGCAATAAATGTAAAAGCAGCTCAAGCGAGCTGCTTTTACTGTAAATCTTGTTTTTCAAAGATATATGACATTCCAAGATAGGCTGTGTTCAGCATATAAGGATTATGCGCCGCGTAGTTAGGAGCGGCGCTTTTAAATTGCCAGCCCTCATCTAACGTGGAGTTAAGTTCGGCCTGATTAGTCGCAATAAGCGAATTTTTGGCATAGTGATATACAACATTAACCACTTTTTGTTTTTTAGCCATTGTAAACCTCCTTACGAAGTATTTCTGGATAAATGTAAAAACCGCCTAATAGCGGTTTAAATTTTGGCTATGATATAGCTTGTTCAGGCAGTCGGGACAGACTGCTGTTTTTATTAACTGATCGTCCCCCGAGCTTAGCTGGGGAAAACAATATTGTTCGATTGCGCAGATTTCACAAACTGTATATGTCATTAAAAAGAAATGCTCCTTAAATTAATTTAAGGATATTATGGCCAGGAAAAATAAAGTTTATTCAATCAATCGTACTTTTATCCGATGACCAAGACTTTGTAACTTTATTAACCAATCCAATACCAGTTCATGAATAGGCTGGCACAAATTAGCAGGGTAAGTGAAGCAGCAGTAAAATAGCTGTGAAAAGCAGTTTTCGATGTCTGGGCTAAAAATATGTAGAGCGGAAAGATTACCAGGACGAAACGGGCAAGGCTATACAGCGGAAAGTAAGGCGATGTTGAGAATAGGGGAATTAAAAACCACAGCCAGCCAACTATGAGATAAGAGAATCTGATTTTATAGTTTGGACTAAAAGTTAAGAACAGCAGAGCCGCTAAAGCTAACGTGACTATAAAAGAATCAATAATTGTTCCTGGTTCAACTAACGGCCAGCCAGCGAAGATTATGCTTATATTATTGGCAAAACTGCTCCAAGGTAAGCCGAATTGACGTCCCCATAACTGCTGAGTGTGGTAAAAGGCCAGCATATCTCCGGTTAGCAAGAAATTGTACAACATGAAACCAAGCAAAGCAAAAGGGGGCAAAATAAGCGGCAATTTTGAACGCCGTGAATTACTGTTTCTGAGCTCAATATATAAAAAGATAACCAGAACGATTCCAATATTACGGGTTAGCGTTGCTAAAGCCGCAAAGATCCCTGACAGCCACCATTTTTTCTGGCGGGCAAAATAAACGCAGGTTAAGGCAAATGTAATAAACAAAGGTTCGGTATAAATGCTGTTTAAAAAAAATGATGTGGGCATTATCGAGTATGCTAATAAGGCTAAAAAAGTCTTTTTTTCGGAAAAATCAAGGCGCAGTACTGCTCCCATGGCCCAAAAACTCAGTAATGAGAAGATATTGCATACTATTAAGCCGGCTAATGGTGTGCTTATATTTAAAAGGGTTAATAATTTAATAAATATAACGAGAGCAGGAAAAAATACAATACTTTGCTTGTCATAACCATAATCGACAATGTAGGTATACCAATGAGCATCCCATTTTATTAACTTATCGATAACGCCTGCAGGATTTATTGGCAGAGCAGGATTAATAAATCCTGCCGGATAGTGTTTAGGTAGAAAGTCGGCTAAAAAATAGGCTGTAATAACGATAGCTGTGTGGAGTAAAAACGGCAGTACAACCGTCCTTGCCGATAAACCCCGTTCCTTCATATGACACCTCGATTAAGACAATTTGCTTGCGTATTCCTGTGTTACAACTAGCTGGCCATGATTAATTGCTTTATCGGTTTTAGAATTGGGCCAGGTCCAACGGTTATTGGCTGTATATGTCCAACCGGTAGCAACGATGATACCTGTTAACTGACCCCAATATATATTCCAATGCTGCCAGACGAAGATCTGGGCAAAAAATGCGGTAAGCGCAATTCCCAAGCCGCAGATAGCCATAAACATCGGCAAGCGTATCATCCGCTTCCACCATACCGGCTGACCTCGTTCTTTCCAAGTTACATTGTCATTCCAAATAAAATTATGGAACATGGCCAGCAGTGAGGCTCCTATCGAGCCTGATAATTCATCAAGTTGAAACATATTAAGCAAAACTGCCAAAGCGGCAATATTAACAAGTACCCCTAATAAGCCAATAAAGCAAAATGCGAAAAAGCGCCGATCTTCAGGGCTGCTGCTGATTAATTTACCAATATGTTTCAAGTAGTTTAATTGCTCTTTAAAATCCATTTTGGATTCACCAGCATCCCGGGCAACAAATGAATACGGAATTTCATGCACAGATCGGTAACTGCCCTTGACTAGTACTTCCATGAGGATTTTCCACCCGATTGGATTTAGGTCAGCTGTTGTTATAACTTGCCGTTTAAGGCCAAAATAGCCGCTGGTACAGTCGGAGATAGCCCGCAGCCGTGTAATTGAAAATCGGCCAATAGTACGCGCCGTCCACGAAATAAACTTTCTAAGCCAATTAAGACCGCCATCTGAGCCTCCGGCTATAAACCGACTTGGTATTACAATATCAGCTTGGGACAAGCGTTTTAATATTAACGGAATTAATTCGGGAGGGTGCTGAAGATCGGAATCCATTACGATGATATAATCTCCTTGGGAATGTTTGAATCCTTGCACAACAGCCGATGCCAGACCTCTTTCGGCAGTACGATGAATATATCTTACCTCAGGATAAAGCCTAGACAGTTGCTCAAGTACCTTAGGCGTATTATCACAGCTGTCATCGACAAATAGAATTTCATAAGAATGGGATTCATTAGCTAAAATTGTCCGTATTTTACTGGTTATTTTACTGACATTATCTTTTTCATTATAGGTAGGTATGACTATACTTAAGTGCATTATTTCTGCTTCATCCCTTTCAGCGCCTAATTATTAAGCGAGCATCACATGGCTAAATACAGCCGTAACCTCAGGCACGGCTGAACTTATTATGCCAACTTTACATTAATAAAAAACAGGCGCTGATTGGAAATATATACAACTATTCACTAATAAGAGAAATGAGTTGTAAAAAAAAGCCGTTCTTCACGGCTTAAACACTTTTATTCATCAGTTTCAACAAGTTCGGCAGTTAATCTTTGTGTTATTAATTCAGCATCAGATATACTGGAAAACATCCCGGGAATTAATCTTTTCGGCTCCTTTAGTTGTTGTTGGTCAGATTCAGTATCGGCTGAATCAGTGTTAAAAAGTATTAGCTCGGCATATGATGAAGGGTTATGTTGCTCATTTTTATCGCCCATAAATACACCTCCAAACATAGTGTGTCTAAAAACAGCGCTAAAAACTATAGCAAATGTTTCTTCCTTGGATAATCTTACTAGCATACAACGATTATGGCAGGAAAACAATACAAGAGGGAAGTCGAAAAACATAACAAAAAGGAGCTTGTTACAGGTGCTTGAAAGTCAGGCTGTTTCGTTGGAGGAGCTAGTCGCACCTTTATCTAAAGGCAGCGTATTTCTGCTAGTCGAGGTGCTGGACGCTGAAACCTGCGATCAGATGGACGTTG includes:
- the murI gene encoding glutamate racemase: MDCNLPIGVFDSGVGGLTVFKQLRSALPNEDIIYFGDTKRNPYGSRTDGEIIAFIHEILDFMAVNKVKVAVAACNTITVLLDKLHKQYPFQIIGMSKVAHSAMAASTNKRIGVIATEATIRSGRHLAEFMALSEEVEIFPKACPEFAPLVENENFDGAEVERAAQEYLTPLVKADVDTVVLACTHYPLLTPVIGEVMGKVKIFDPAEETAQNTKAYLEKENLLKSTGPGYNKLYFSADIERAKRIADRIIDINKCEFACIDVSKHTA
- a CDS encoding spore coat protein, which produces MAQQKQQTQDMELIGTLIYQLKMESSSICTAILESANDNVRMQLTQILNKSLQNQKSVFDLMSQKGWYKTEAAPAEQYQRIQQSFVTMQQQQQQAQSQMQ
- the crcB gene encoding fluoride efflux transporter CrcB, which gives rise to MEKILLVALGGGIGAVTRYLASDWADQRFGSEFPYGTLIVNLAGCFVIGLFMQLVTDRIIVNPYWRLLITVGFLGGLTTFSSFSYETITLINEGALLYAAYNILISVAAGLLATWLGIAIARAV
- a CDS encoding glycosyltransferase family 2 protein; amino-acid sequence: MHLSIVIPTYNEKDNVSKITSKIRTILANESHSYEILFVDDSCDNTPKVLEQLSRLYPEVRYIHRTAERGLASAVVQGFKHSQGDYIIVMDSDLQHPPELIPLILKRLSQADIVIPSRFIAGGSDGGLNWLRKFISWTARTIGRFSITRLRAISDCTSGYFGLKRQVITTADLNPIGWKILMEVLVKGSYRSVHEIPYSFVARDAGESKMDFKEQLNYLKHIGKLISSSPEDRRFFAFCFIGLLGVLVNIAALAVLLNMFQLDELSGSIGASLLAMFHNFIWNDNVTWKERGQPVWWKRMIRLPMFMAICGLGIALTAFFAQIFVWQHWNIYWGQLTGIIVATGWTYTANNRWTWPNSKTDKAINHGQLVVTQEYASKLS